In a single window of the Pyrococcus sp. NA2 genome:
- a CDS encoding 30S ribosomal protein S19e yields MATVYDVPGDLLVERVAQKLKEIPEIKPPEWAPFVKTGRHKERLPEQEDWWYYRVASILRRVYLDGPVGIERLRTYYGGRKNRGHAPEKFYKAGGSIIRKALQQLEAAGFVEKVPGKGRVITPKGRSFLDKIATELKKELEEIIPELKKY; encoded by the coding sequence ATGGCAACGGTTTACGACGTTCCTGGTGATCTTTTAGTTGAGAGGGTTGCTCAAAAGCTTAAGGAAATTCCCGAAATAAAGCCTCCTGAGTGGGCTCCCTTCGTCAAGACTGGAAGGCACAAAGAGAGATTGCCCGAACAGGAAGACTGGTGGTACTACAGGGTTGCTTCAATATTGAGAAGGGTTTACTTAGATGGACCCGTTGGAATAGAGAGGCTAAGGACGTACTACGGTGGAAGGAAGAACAGGGGTCATGCACCAGAAAAATTCTACAAGGCGGGAGGGAGCATAATAAGAAAGGCCCTTCAACAGTTAGAAGCCGCCGGCTTCGTAGAGAAGGTTCCAGGAAAGGGGAGAGTTATAACACCAAAGGGTAGGAGCTTCCTCGACAAGATAGCTACAGAACTAAAGAAGGAGCTCGAGGAAATAATACCCGAGCTTAAGAAGTACTAA
- a CDS encoding pyridoxal phosphate-dependent aminotransferase has protein sequence MIKASKRALSVEYAIRDVVLPARELEKEGIKVIRLNIGDPVKFDFQPPEHMKEAYCRAIKEGHNYYGDSEGLLELRKAIVEREKRKNNVDITPDDVRVTAAVTEALQLIFGALLDPGDEVLIPGPSYPPYTGLVKFLGGVPIEYRTIEEEGWQPDIDDMRKKITERTKAIAVINPNNPTGALYDKKTLKEIIDVAGEYDLVVLSDEIYDMMTYEGKHISPGSLTKDVPVIVMNGLSKVYFATGWRLGYMYFVDPENKLEEVRDAIDRLARIRLCPNTPAQFAAIAGLTGPMDYLEKYMKKLKERRDYIYKRLNEIPGISTTKPQGAFYIFPKIEEGPWKSDKEFVLDVLNNAHVLFVHGSGFGEYGKGHFRAVFLPPIEILEEAMNRLERFMKEKLSS, from the coding sequence ATGATAAAAGCCTCCAAAAGGGCCCTTTCTGTAGAATATGCAATAAGAGATGTTGTGCTTCCAGCTAGAGAGTTAGAAAAGGAAGGAATTAAGGTAATTAGACTAAATATTGGTGATCCAGTAAAATTTGACTTCCAACCACCAGAACACATGAAGGAGGCATATTGTAGAGCCATTAAGGAAGGACACAACTACTATGGTGACAGCGAGGGCTTATTGGAATTAAGAAAGGCAATTGTAGAGAGAGAAAAGAGAAAGAACAATGTAGATATAACCCCTGATGATGTTAGAGTTACAGCGGCCGTTACAGAGGCGTTACAATTAATATTTGGAGCATTACTTGATCCCGGAGACGAAGTCCTGATCCCAGGGCCAAGTTATCCACCATATACTGGACTAGTTAAATTCCTGGGAGGAGTTCCAATAGAATATAGGACTATAGAAGAGGAAGGATGGCAACCTGATATAGATGACATGAGAAAGAAAATTACTGAGAGAACAAAAGCTATAGCAGTCATAAATCCAAACAATCCAACTGGGGCATTATATGATAAGAAAACTCTCAAGGAGATAATTGATGTTGCAGGGGAATATGACCTCGTTGTCTTGAGTGATGAGATCTACGACATGATGACATACGAGGGAAAACACATATCTCCCGGATCATTAACTAAAGACGTCCCAGTTATAGTGATGAATGGACTCTCAAAGGTTTATTTTGCCACTGGATGGAGATTGGGCTACATGTACTTTGTAGATCCTGAGAACAAGCTTGAGGAAGTTAGGGATGCCATTGATAGGTTGGCAAGAATAAGGTTATGTCCAAACACTCCTGCACAATTCGCTGCAATAGCTGGATTAACGGGTCCAATGGATTACCTTGAAAAGTACATGAAGAAGTTGAAGGAGAGAAGAGACTATATCTACAAGAGACTCAATGAAATCCCAGGAATTAGCACAACTAAGCCCCAGGGAGCCTTCTATATATTCCCGAAGATAGAAGAGGGTCCCTGGAAGAGCGATAAGGAATTTGTATTGGATGTCTTGAACAACGCTCACGTCCTATTTGTCCATGGTTCAGGATTTGGAGAATACGGTAAAGGTCACTTCAGGGCCGTCTTCTTGCCACCAATAGAGATACTTGAAGAGGCCATGAATAGGCTCGAAAGATTCATGAAAGAGAAGCTTTCTTCTTAA
- a CDS encoding ABC transporter substrate-binding protein gives MKKIGIMLLVVALGLLVSPIVNPVAAQEKKTLKIAMYAAAGSLFMSAWNPSAAGFMDRYSGRAASLARDDGPYTWSTEGAPLPYRCRILEAGENVRVPEDAVIFNSTSKEWVAAHAGEVAPTYVKFECQKIYFHDGHKLSVADVMYTFAWEWEWTTKDGPNDPYYDKTEETVSKEILSHLLGVKVISENETHFVIAVYHTYTFPPYKPFQEWYYTLYAGYPWQLIYAMSEVVAHNPKFSFSEATEEVQQIDMLTPSHARVVMEELEKLKKEKPIPDFLKPYIYDEQDELKEYDDIINFIKKHNHMFISNGPYIIDVYKPENLYLKYVRFDKWVKPEYAEDMYNFEPYFDVIELYGVQNEDTIILGVAKGDYDLAWSSFPSYRFTGLSDEERKNIDTYVNVGAIWSVVWNPVHDKDNPYLVTVGDKKYFNPFAIREIRFAMEYLINRNYIVQNILQGSGVPLFIPWISREEYASEKMQSVVDAFGLDAQGDEEYALKLIDEAMRKAAEDLAKQGYKLEKKNGKWYFNGEPIKLIGLGRSDNEGLKNEAYYIAEILKKAGFDVQVKIVDRRTANEIVYLSDPKNFEWNYYTEEWVASASIKFPIERVIVFYSSIANGPGRVGWRFTPQNTHRATVEEVLKYLGNGDLQAGIKALGLEYYNTPEKIKPLLNFTDDDLGFLIYLTGYKNIVLDSEEKFWDASRLGGAIGVYESFRVFTVEFWRFFPVNKRIKFRIIDPWVGIGSAVAMKSAYLAETPETTSKPSAEEKSPTATVESPSASETTKTKKGVCGPAVLLVLAALPLIMRRKN, from the coding sequence ATGAAGAAGATTGGTATAATGTTGTTGGTTGTGGCATTGGGTTTGTTAGTGAGTCCCATTGTTAATCCAGTGGCAGCTCAAGAAAAGAAAACACTAAAGATAGCAATGTATGCAGCAGCAGGGTCTTTGTTCATGTCAGCATGGAATCCAAGTGCTGCCGGATTCATGGATAGGTACTCTGGACGAGCAGCAAGTCTGGCAAGAGACGATGGTCCTTACACATGGTCAACAGAAGGAGCCCCTCTACCCTACAGGTGTAGGATTTTGGAGGCTGGGGAGAATGTTAGGGTGCCTGAGGATGCTGTGATATTTAATTCAACGAGTAAGGAGTGGGTTGCTGCTCATGCTGGTGAGGTTGCTCCAACTTATGTTAAGTTCGAGTGCCAGAAGATTTACTTCCACGATGGTCACAAGTTGAGCGTCGCCGACGTGATGTACACCTTCGCCTGGGAATGGGAATGGACAACCAAAGACGGACCAAACGACCCATACTACGATAAGACAGAGGAGACAGTTAGCAAAGAAATATTGAGTCACTTACTTGGAGTTAAGGTTATAAGTGAAAACGAGACCCACTTTGTTATTGCAGTTTATCATACCTACACGTTCCCACCATATAAGCCATTCCAGGAGTGGTACTATACTCTCTATGCAGGATACCCCTGGCAGCTTATTTATGCTATGAGTGAAGTCGTTGCACATAATCCGAAGTTCTCCTTCAGTGAAGCTACTGAGGAGGTTCAGCAGATTGATATGTTGACGCCTAGTCATGCTAGGGTTGTCATGGAGGAGCTTGAGAAGTTGAAGAAGGAGAAGCCGATTCCGGACTTCTTGAAGCCGTACATTTATGACGAGCAGGATGAGTTGAAGGAGTATGATGACATTATTAACTTCATAAAGAAGCACAACCACATGTTCATCTCAAATGGACCCTACATCATCGACGTTTACAAACCAGAAAACCTCTACCTCAAATACGTAAGATTTGACAAGTGGGTCAAGCCAGAGTACGCCGAAGACATGTACAACTTCGAACCATACTTCGACGTCATCGAGCTTTATGGAGTTCAAAACGAAGACACAATAATCCTAGGAGTTGCCAAAGGAGACTATGATCTCGCATGGTCATCATTCCCATCCTATAGGTTTACTGGACTCTCTGATGAAGAAAGGAAAAACATTGATACATACGTAAATGTAGGAGCAATATGGAGTGTTGTTTGGAATCCAGTTCATGATAAGGATAATCCGTATTTGGTTACGGTTGGTGATAAGAAGTACTTCAACCCATTCGCAATTAGAGAAATAAGATTCGCCATGGAATACCTAATCAACAGAAACTACATCGTCCAAAACATACTACAAGGATCTGGAGTCCCGCTGTTCATTCCCTGGATAAGTAGGGAGGAATATGCAAGTGAAAAGATGCAGTCTGTTGTTGATGCTTTTGGTTTGGATGCGCAGGGTGATGAGGAGTATGCTTTGAAGCTTATTGATGAGGCTATGAGGAAGGCTGCCGAGGATCTAGCCAAACAGGGTTACAAACTCGAAAAGAAGAACGGAAAATGGTACTTCAACGGAGAACCAATAAAACTCATTGGCCTCGGAAGATCTGACAATGAGGGACTAAAGAACGAAGCTTACTATATTGCAGAGATATTGAAGAAGGCTGGGTTTGATGTGCAAGTCAAGATCGTCGACAGAAGAACAGCAAACGAAATTGTCTATCTTTCGGATCCAAAGAACTTTGAGTGGAACTATTACACAGAAGAATGGGTTGCGAGTGCCTCTATAAAGTTCCCAATTGAGAGGGTGATAGTGTTCTATTCATCAATAGCAAATGGTCCAGGGAGAGTCGGATGGAGGTTTACACCTCAAAATACTCATAGGGCAACAGTTGAGGAGGTCCTTAAGTATCTAGGAAACGGTGATCTTCAAGCTGGTATAAAGGCTTTGGGTTTAGAGTACTATAACACTCCAGAAAAGATAAAGCCACTCTTGAACTTTACGGACGATGATCTTGGGTTCTTAATCTACCTGACTGGATACAAGAACATAGTATTAGATTCAGAAGAGAAATTCTGGGATGCAAGTAGACTTGGAGGAGCAATTGGAGTGTATGAAAGCTTTAGGGTATTTACTGTTGAGTTCTGGAGATTCTTCCCAGTTAACAAGAGGATAAAGTTCAGGATAATCGATCCATGGGTTGGTATAGGATCGGCAGTTGCAATGAAGAGCGCCTATCTTGCTGAAACTCCTGAAACTACTTCAAAGCCATCAGCTGAAGAAAAGAGTCCAACTGCAACCGTCGAATCTCCATCAGCTTCAGAAACAACAAAAACAAAGAAAGGAGTCTGTGGACCGGCTGTACTTCTTGTGTTAGCCGCTCTTCCACTAATCATGAGGAGGAAAAATTAG
- a CDS encoding CARDB domain-containing protein, whose product MKRKFIILLLLFLVIPTVRAQPVLLVKVSPEEVEGFPGETLVVNVTVINIGNETARNITIYSSDILKGVLFTQGFIQFLNPNSSYTFPMKIFLLKPEAGLYDVHVAAKVGHQIAEGNFKLKVKSIVNFTLSIEGKDRYLYGENVSILLHIDSHSNILLYGNAKAILFKEGKKIKEFSYKPMIKSWGSWTEKLSIRGLSLGNYSLLFEADFYGRKKTLMYNFTVYRRNLYLDARFENGKIIVRVTENGRPVKGIKVWINDREFKTDASGLVILNVKEPGIFIVKANLDGIIKEKIVKVERPIIFASQLNSTLRVRVIDSEGRPINRVMVVAKGPKGTFYSITNENGTCKFDVEKLGLGVVRIEVISDKYLASKASIVVREWRIRQTTTPTPTPARNVSTKTNITSVPSQTSQTTIAPGRQGIDIPLILLLLGFFVTLGSSSYMAFFRPVIVEDMIKGYYFVKVRAPRLRELRKFRYEKIANVKNAWASKGRVEMKEGKVVWEIDKLEPGEEAVLQLILL is encoded by the coding sequence ATGAAGCGAAAATTTATCATTCTACTACTTTTGTTTCTGGTGATTCCCACAGTTAGAGCTCAACCTGTCCTATTAGTGAAGGTTTCACCAGAAGAAGTTGAAGGATTCCCCGGTGAAACTCTAGTGGTTAATGTCACTGTGATCAATATTGGAAATGAGACTGCCAGGAATATAACAATCTATTCCTCTGATATATTAAAGGGAGTTCTCTTCACTCAGGGTTTCATTCAATTCTTAAATCCAAATTCCTCTTATACCTTCCCAATGAAGATATTCCTCCTAAAGCCGGAGGCTGGTCTTTATGACGTTCATGTAGCCGCTAAGGTTGGTCACCAAATAGCCGAGGGGAACTTTAAACTTAAAGTTAAATCTATAGTGAACTTCACACTATCAATTGAGGGCAAGGATAGATATTTGTATGGGGAGAACGTATCAATATTGTTACATATAGACTCACATTCAAACATCTTGTTATACGGGAACGCAAAGGCAATCCTCTTTAAAGAGGGCAAAAAGATAAAAGAATTTTCTTATAAACCAATGATCAAGAGCTGGGGTTCATGGACAGAAAAATTAAGCATTAGAGGCCTTTCTTTAGGCAATTACTCGCTACTCTTTGAGGCTGATTTCTATGGAAGAAAGAAAACCCTTATGTACAATTTTACGGTATACAGGAGAAATTTATATCTTGATGCGCGTTTTGAAAATGGAAAGATAATAGTCAGGGTAACGGAAAATGGAAGGCCTGTAAAGGGAATTAAAGTCTGGATTAACGATAGAGAATTCAAAACAGATGCATCGGGGTTGGTTATATTGAATGTCAAAGAGCCAGGGATCTTCATTGTTAAGGCAAATCTCGATGGAATAATAAAAGAAAAGATAGTAAAGGTTGAGAGACCAATAATTTTTGCTTCTCAACTAAATTCAACGCTAAGAGTTAGGGTCATCGATTCTGAGGGTCGGCCTATAAACAGGGTAATGGTTGTTGCCAAAGGGCCTAAAGGAACATTTTACTCAATCACAAATGAAAATGGAACATGCAAGTTTGATGTGGAGAAGTTAGGGCTCGGAGTTGTAAGAATTGAGGTTATAAGCGATAAATATCTGGCTTCCAAGGCGAGTATAGTCGTTAGAGAATGGAGAATCAGGCAAACAACTACCCCAACTCCCACACCAGCAAGAAATGTAAGTACAAAAACAAATATAACATCAGTGCCCTCACAAACATCGCAAACAACAATTGCTCCTGGTAGACAAGGGATTGATATACCGCTTATACTCTTACTTTTGGGTTTCTTCGTAACATTGGGAAGTTCATCGTATATGGCATTTTTTAGACCAGTTATAGTTGAAGACATGATCAAAGGCTACTACTTTGTTAAGGTAAGAGCTCCAAGGCTTAGAGAACTTAGGAAATTCAGATATGAAAAGATAGCTAACGTTAAAAATGCCTGGGCCAGCAAGGGTAGAGTTGAAATGAAGGAGGGTAAAGTCGTGTGGGAGATAGACAAGCTTGAACCTGGGGAAGAAGCTGTCCTTCAGCTTATCCTCCTTTAA
- a CDS encoding DUF447 domain-containing protein, with protein sequence MRIERIFPEEGKVYECLLVTRLNITPIGVIREGRYLKFKIFEGKSFEDLEIDNSAIIQVVDDPELLVAIAFNIFPKLELEKAKVLSIKKIKGYPWIEGKVECKEIKVVDELGESRAKLCRFIPLYIGTVKKIPRPISRADNILLELGVLGTRILVARKRGLNVNNLVRKAKELYETYLKLGGKSEIGEEIFKIIKGG encoded by the coding sequence ATGAGGATAGAAAGGATTTTTCCAGAAGAGGGGAAAGTTTATGAATGTCTACTGGTTACTAGGTTAAACATTACTCCGATTGGAGTTATAAGGGAGGGAAGATACCTCAAATTTAAAATTTTTGAGGGGAAAAGTTTTGAAGATTTAGAGATTGACAATTCTGCAATAATCCAAGTTGTAGATGATCCCGAATTGTTAGTTGCCATAGCGTTTAACATATTTCCAAAGCTTGAACTAGAAAAAGCTAAAGTTCTCTCAATTAAGAAGATAAAGGGATACCCCTGGATAGAGGGAAAAGTTGAATGTAAGGAGATAAAAGTTGTAGATGAACTTGGAGAAAGCAGGGCAAAGCTCTGTAGATTCATCCCTTTGTATATTGGGACAGTTAAGAAAATCCCAAGACCAATTAGCAGAGCGGATAACATCCTATTGGAGCTTGGTGTATTGGGAACAAGGATTCTAGTTGCAAGGAAGAGGGGATTAAACGTTAATAACCTCGTTAGGAAGGCTAAGGAATTATATGAAACATACCTTAAGCTTGGTGGCAAATCAGAGATTGGAGAAGAGATATTTAAAATTATTAAAGGAGGATAA
- a CDS encoding PRC-barrel domain-containing protein, with the protein MVRIRASKLRDVELITDTGIRLGWVYDLLFEEDGGEEEKGRIIAILADPDEDLDISKFKVTKDGLLIIPITAVKSIGEVIIIDSGKLSVVARRR; encoded by the coding sequence ATGGTTAGGATAAGGGCATCAAAGCTTAGGGATGTAGAGTTAATAACAGATACAGGCATTAGACTAGGATGGGTCTACGATTTGCTATTTGAAGAAGATGGTGGCGAAGAAGAAAAAGGAAGGATAATAGCAATTTTGGCGGATCCTGATGAAGATCTTGACATAAGCAAGTTTAAGGTTACAAAGGATGGCCTTCTAATAATTCCGATAACAGCTGTTAAGAGCATTGGGGAAGTTATAATTATAGACTCTGGGAAATTATCCGTTGTAGCGAGAAGAAGATGA
- a CDS encoding YhbY family RNA-binding protein, translating to MVTKRLPGKIRRALRARYYDIEPRAWIGKKGITESVIKEIETQLARTGVLKVEIRKGAFIATKMSRKEIAEKVAELTDSELLEVRGKRFILFKPREGWEKYLKKLQMKEQAKKKIKEEPIRKIKIDILEFRKKFKRGRG from the coding sequence ATGGTAACTAAGCGCTTACCTGGAAAGATAAGGCGAGCATTAAGGGCGAGATATTATGATATTGAGCCTAGAGCGTGGATTGGAAAGAAAGGGATAACCGAGAGTGTAATAAAAGAGATTGAGACCCAATTAGCCAGAACAGGCGTATTAAAGGTTGAAATAAGAAAGGGAGCATTCATTGCAACTAAAATGAGTAGGAAGGAGATAGCTGAGAAAGTTGCTGAGCTAACTGACAGTGAACTATTGGAGGTTAGAGGCAAAAGATTTATATTGTTCAAGCCGAGAGAGGGATGGGAGAAATATTTAAAAAAGCTCCAAATGAAGGAGCAGGCAAAGAAGAAGATTAAGGAAGAACCAATTCGCAAGATTAAAATTGATATCCTTGAATTCAGGAAGAAATTTAAAAGAGGGAGGGGTTGA
- a CDS encoding DEAD/DEAH box helicase yields the protein MHILLKKAIKEKFGKLNKLQIEAFKRIVRDRNSTLIIAPTGSGKTEAAILPVLNAILEENLSPITCLYIAPIKALNRDLLDRLKWWEEKTGIRIEVRHGDTPQSKRSKQVRSPPHVLITTPETLPAILTTKSLRPYLKNVKFVIVDEITELVDNKRGAQLILNLKRLSLIADFIRIGLSATVGNEEEIRRWLDADVVIKPTLKKRYKFKVLFPQPDEKDREIAEKLNVPLEVATRLRVLWNIVEEYKRALIFVNTRQFAEILGHRLKAWGKPVEVHHGSLSKEARIEAERKLKEGKIKALICTSSMELGIDIGDIDVVIQYMSPRQVNRLIQRAGRSRHRLWEVSEAYIITTGIEDYLQSLVIAKRALEGKLERIKPYENALDVLAHFIVGLLIEYREIPVVEPYKLARETYPYRNLSWEDYVEVVRTLEEARIVKIREGKLKLGSKAFKYYFENLSTIPDEMSYKVIDIVSGKVIGRLDENFVMDLEEGLEFITRGRTWLVLEINGEEAIIKVRESENIEGAIPSWEGELIPVPKEVAVEVGKLRRELVYDIKRAKKLIEGVEYVDEELELVRNELLKQELVPSDRDVVINVLPNMTIIHSDQGNKVNEGLARYILALLSLKYGNIFSIRAYAHAIIISSPFRMNPAEIQEMLISGELVNDAIIRALRGSTAYRWKMINVAKRMGAIKKNARIKRIERLFEGTIIEKETLNEIFHDKIDISGLHEVLKKIKRGEIRIRGKIIEEPTDLDLEYLKFGGEFLLTTPLQKEEVETIFREKLLETTLEVVCTNCGFSWETKVRRIIDRLNDLKCPKCGSLMLAPLHPKDAEAFKLALNKIRSGRKLSSREERAYIRGLKASDLLRNYGKDALLALATYGVGVETASRLLSRVSQNVLIRELMKLERQYIRTRKFWD from the coding sequence ATGCACATCCTACTAAAGAAAGCTATCAAAGAAAAGTTTGGGAAATTAAACAAGCTTCAAATAGAGGCCTTTAAAAGAATAGTACGAGACAGGAATAGCACCCTTATCATAGCTCCTACTGGAAGTGGTAAAACAGAGGCCGCCATCTTACCTGTCTTAAATGCGATCTTAGAGGAGAATTTATCACCCATAACTTGTTTGTATATAGCCCCAATTAAGGCATTAAATAGGGATCTCCTTGATAGATTAAAATGGTGGGAAGAAAAGACTGGAATAAGGATAGAAGTTAGACATGGAGACACTCCTCAATCTAAAAGAAGTAAACAAGTTAGAAGTCCTCCTCATGTCTTAATAACAACTCCCGAAACTTTACCTGCGATATTGACAACAAAGTCACTTAGACCATATTTAAAGAATGTGAAGTTCGTGATCGTTGATGAAATAACTGAACTCGTTGATAATAAAAGAGGTGCCCAGCTTATTCTGAATTTGAAGAGACTCTCTCTAATCGCAGATTTCATAAGGATTGGACTATCGGCAACCGTTGGTAATGAGGAGGAGATTAGGAGATGGCTAGATGCCGATGTAGTTATAAAACCAACGCTTAAGAAGAGATACAAGTTTAAAGTTCTTTTTCCTCAACCCGACGAAAAAGATAGGGAGATTGCAGAGAAGCTTAACGTTCCATTGGAGGTGGCAACTAGGCTTAGAGTATTGTGGAATATCGTTGAAGAATACAAAAGAGCCTTGATCTTTGTTAATACGAGACAATTTGCTGAGATCCTCGGTCATAGACTAAAGGCTTGGGGAAAACCAGTTGAAGTTCACCATGGTAGTCTTTCGAAGGAGGCAAGGATAGAGGCTGAAAGAAAGCTAAAAGAAGGTAAAATAAAGGCTCTAATTTGCACTTCATCAATGGAACTCGGAATTGACATAGGAGATATTGACGTTGTTATCCAATATATGAGCCCAAGACAAGTTAACAGGCTAATTCAGAGAGCTGGAAGAAGTAGGCATAGATTATGGGAAGTTAGTGAAGCATATATCATCACCACGGGAATTGAGGATTATCTCCAAAGTCTAGTAATAGCTAAGAGGGCCCTAGAGGGAAAGCTCGAAAGAATTAAACCCTACGAAAATGCACTGGATGTCCTTGCTCACTTCATAGTTGGATTGTTAATCGAATACAGAGAAATACCGGTAGTAGAGCCTTATAAACTTGCAAGAGAAACTTACCCGTATAGAAATCTCAGTTGGGAGGACTATGTTGAAGTTGTGAGAACCCTTGAAGAGGCGAGAATCGTAAAGATCAGAGAAGGGAAACTTAAGCTTGGAAGTAAAGCTTTCAAGTATTACTTTGAAAATCTATCAACAATTCCAGATGAGATGAGCTATAAGGTCATAGACATCGTTTCTGGAAAGGTCATTGGTAGACTTGATGAGAATTTTGTCATGGATCTAGAGGAAGGTCTAGAGTTTATAACGCGTGGAAGGACGTGGTTAGTTCTCGAGATTAACGGAGAAGAGGCGATAATTAAAGTGAGAGAGAGTGAAAACATAGAAGGGGCGATACCAAGTTGGGAAGGAGAATTAATTCCAGTCCCGAAAGAAGTTGCAGTGGAAGTGGGCAAACTTAGGAGAGAGCTAGTTTATGACATAAAAAGGGCAAAAAAGTTAATTGAGGGCGTTGAATACGTTGATGAAGAGTTAGAGTTAGTTAGAAACGAACTCCTCAAACAAGAACTAGTTCCAAGCGATAGAGATGTTGTGATTAATGTTCTGCCAAACATGACAATTATTCACTCTGACCAGGGAAACAAAGTTAATGAGGGACTTGCAAGATATATACTGGCTCTCCTCTCCCTAAAGTATGGAAACATATTCTCAATAAGAGCCTATGCACATGCGATAATAATATCATCACCCTTTAGAATGAACCCTGCTGAAATCCAAGAAATGCTAATAAGTGGGGAATTAGTTAACGATGCAATTATAAGAGCACTTAGAGGAAGCACAGCCTATAGATGGAAAATGATAAACGTTGCAAAGAGGATGGGTGCCATCAAGAAGAATGCAAGGATTAAGAGGATTGAAAGGTTGTTTGAGGGTACCATAATAGAAAAGGAGACACTAAATGAAATATTCCACGATAAGATAGATATCAGTGGGTTGCATGAGGTATTGAAGAAGATCAAGAGGGGAGAGATAAGGATCAGGGGAAAGATCATTGAAGAACCAACGGATCTTGATTTAGAATACTTAAAATTCGGAGGGGAGTTTTTACTTACAACTCCCCTACAGAAGGAGGAAGTTGAGACAATATTCAGAGAAAAATTGCTCGAAACAACGTTAGAAGTTGTATGTACTAACTGCGGGTTCTCCTGGGAGACAAAAGTTAGGAGGATTATAGATAGACTAAATGACCTCAAATGTCCTAAATGTGGCTCACTAATGCTTGCTCCACTTCATCCGAAGGATGCAGAGGCCTTCAAATTAGCACTAAACAAAATTAGAAGTGGAAGGAAATTATCAAGCAGGGAAGAAAGGGCATATATTAGGGGTCTAAAGGCCTCCGATTTACTGAGAAATTACGGAAAAGATGCATTATTAGCATTAGCAACTTATGGAGTAGGAGTTGAAACCGCATCGAGGTTACTTTCTAGAGTATCACAAAATGTATTAATAAGGGAACTAATGAAACTAGAAAGGCAATACATAAGAACAAGGAAGTTCTGGGACTAG
- the hjc gene encoding Holliday junction resolvase Hjc has product MYRKGANAERELIRKLERLGFAVIRSAGSKKVDLVAGNGRVYLCIEVKVTKRDKIYLKEDDIKKTIDFAKRFGGVPVLAVKFLKVGWRFIKLDYAHKSNKKVIKEEDGEPLEVIIGLQKKLI; this is encoded by the coding sequence ATGTACAGGAAAGGAGCAAATGCCGAGAGGGAACTTATAAGGAAACTTGAAAGATTAGGATTCGCAGTAATAAGGTCAGCGGGTAGCAAAAAAGTTGACCTTGTAGCTGGAAATGGCAGAGTTTATCTCTGCATTGAGGTGAAAGTCACTAAAAGGGACAAAATTTACTTAAAAGAGGATGATATAAAGAAAACTATTGATTTTGCCAAGAGGTTTGGAGGTGTTCCTGTCTTAGCCGTGAAGTTCCTTAAAGTTGGTTGGAGGTTTATAAAATTGGATTATGCTCACAAGAGCAACAAAAAAGTAATTAAAGAAGAAGATGGAGAGCCTCTGGAAGTTATCATTGGCCTTCAGAAGAAATTAATATAG